TCGATTTCGTCGGCAATGGCCTTGACCTGCCGGGTTGAGGAGCCGCTGCAAATCACAAAGTAATCCGCAAAAATGGAGATCCCCGAAAGATCCAGAATCACCAGGTCTTGCGCCTTCTTTTCCAGGCTTGCCTTGATGCAAAGACCTGTCAGTATCCTGCTGTCTATTTCCCGCCCTTTAACATCTATAGGTTTTTTAATTTTTCCGGTCTCATAAAGCAGGTTCAAAATTTCCTCTTTTCAGCATATAAACCGTTTGAAATTATATACGATGCCACAGATTCCGGCAAGAGATATTTGACGGACCGCCCCTCCCGGATCCGGGCACGGATCAGCGTGGACGAAATTCCGATGGGAGTCACGTCTAACAGGTAGAGAAAATGGCCATTGGGTAACGGGATCTGCCGGCTTCCCGGCTCGGCCCGGATCCCGAATATGGCCGTGAAGAAACCAAGCGTTTTCTCCAGGGAAAATCCGGGCCTGGAAATCACAATAAAATTGCACAGCCCGATCAGGCGCTCGGGTTCATGCCAGGTGTTGATCTCTGAAAAAACATCCGCCCCCAGGATAAAGAAGAGCTCGGCGTCCTTCCCGTATTCTCTTCGGAAAG
This window of the Nitrospirae bacterium CG2_30_53_67 genome carries:
- a CDS encoding nicotinate (nicotinamide) nucleotide adenylyltransferase yields the protein MRIGIFGGTFNPIHLGHLIVAEEIREGFSLERIFFVPSARPPHKSEPERMDAEDRLEMTRLAVEGNPHFDLSVIEHQRPGLSYSVDTVESFRREYGKDAELFFILGADVFSEINTWHEPERLIGLCNFIVISRPGFSLEKTLGFFTAIFGIRAEPGSRQIPLPNGHFLYLLDVTPIGISSTLIRARIREGRSVKYLLPESVASYIISNGLYAEKRKF